From Desulfoplanes formicivorans:
AACAGCCCGCACGGACCCGCACCAACAACCACCGGACGGGGCGAGGGTGGTTTCACAACACGTGGCGGAGGGGTATACTCCAGATGAGGAGATAGGGTATACGGGCAGGATCCGGAAGGCGTTGTGCCCGAAGCCAGTTCCACATCCAGGGTATAGACGAAAAAGACCATCCCCCGCTTGCGGGCATCAATGGATTGCCTGCGCACCTGCATGGTCCTGATGCCACAGGGGCTGATTCCCAGACGCTGGGCCACAGCCCTGTGCAGATCTTCCTGGGTATGATCAATGGGGAGTTTGATCTGGGTTATGCGTAAAAAGGTCATGGAAAATCCCGAAACATGGGTGAACAAAACAGAGCCAACCCACATCCCCTCAATGGTCAGGCCGAACAACTACACGGGAAATGGGTCAATGAAGGATTGGGTGGCTGAACTTTCATGCCAGGTCAAGCACATTTCCCGGAGACTTGAGCTGATAGGGGAGATAGTGCTGGATATTTTGTGCTCCGTGTGCCATGTTTGCAGGAATCCATGTCTCAAATAGTCATGGTCAAATACATGACTGGCACAATGCCACCATCTGGCAGAATATCAGCAGCATTGATTCCCGTTCTCCAACCAACAAGGAGGTACCCCTATGGCAGACAAACCCAAACCCACAACCACAGATGCTGGCATTCCCGTATCCAGCGATGAATTTTCCCTTACCGTGGGTCCCGACGGTCCCATCCTGCTCCATGATCACTACCTGATGGAACAGATGGCCAACTTCAACCGGGAGATGATTCCGGACCGCCAGCCCCATGCCAAGGGCTCAGGGGCATTCGGGCACTTTGAGGTGACCAGTGACGTGAGTGCGTACACCAAGGCGGCCGTGTTCCAGCCAGGTACTAAAACCGAAGTACTGGCGCGATTTTCCACTGTGGCCGGGGAGAGCGGCAGCCCGGACACGTGGCGGGATGTGCGCGGGTTTGCCCTCAAATTTTACACCACGGAGGGCAACTACGACATGGTGGGGAACAACACCCCGGTGTTCTTCATCCGTGATCCCATGAAATTTCAGGACTTCATTCATTCCCAGAAGCGTCGTGCCGACAATGGTCTTCGTGACAACGACATGCAATGGGACTTCTGGACCCTGTGTCCGGAATCCGCCCACCAGGTGACCATTCTCATGAGCGATCGGGGCATCCCCAAGAGCTACAGACACATGAACGGGTATTCAAGCCATACCTACATGTGGATCAATGCCCAGGGTGAACGCTTCTGGGTCAAGTATCATTTCAAGACCGACCAGGGGATTGACTTTCTCACCCAGGAAGAGGGGGATCGTATCGCAGGCACGGATGCGGATTATCACCGGCGCGACCTTGCCGAGGCCATCAACCGGGGCGAGTATCCCAGCTGGACCCTCAAAGTCCAGATCATGCCCTTTGACGAGGCCGCAACCTATCGATTCAATCCCTTTGATCTGACCAAGGTCTGGCCCCATGGCGACTATCCCCTCCATGAAGTGGGACGGTTGCAGCTCACCCGGAATCCCAGCGACTTTCACACGGAAATCGAACAGGCAGCCTTTGAACCCAACAACATGGTACCCGGTATCGGCCCAAGTCCCGACAGGATGCTTCTGGCCCGCCTGGTTTCATATTCTGATGCCCATCGGGCCCGTTTGGGGGTCAACTACAAACACATCCCGGTGAACCGGCCCAAATCGCCCGTGCACAGCTACGCAAAGGGTGGGGCCATGCGCATGATCAATGTGTCTGATCCCGTGTACAAACCCAACTCCAAGGGAGGACCCAAGGCGGATCCCCAGCGCTATCCCGAACAGGCCGTATGGAGTGCTGACGGCGAGTTCATGCGCACCGCCTATACCCTGCGCAAAGATGATGACGACTTCGGCCAGGCCGGAACCCTGGTGCGGGAAGTTATGGACGATGCCCAACGAGACAGGCTGGTGGCCAACGTGATCGGCCATCTCAAGGGGGGCGTGAGGGAACCGGTTCTCCAGCGCGCCCTGGACTACTGGCACAACATAGACAAACATATCGGGGACCGCATAGCCAAGGGGCTCCGGAATACGTGATCATGATTCCGGATGGGGTTGATTGTTCCAGAACCAGAGGATGATCAACCCAATCCGGACCCCAGGAACATTGTCCTGGACATGTATTTCCCATGCCTGGGGCAGTGTAACCCTGTTTCTTGCTGCCACGCCTCTTTTCCCCTTGACCAACCCAGTACTTTCACATACATCTCTTTGAAGCGACTCCGGAACCACTTGCATACACCAAAGGGTTATCAGGACCAACTGATGACCCTTTTTTTGTGGGAGCATCCGTGTACCAAGATGCGGAGTCGGCATCCCTTCATCTTTTGATGCAGCGATCCTTGTTATCTCCCCGCGATACCGTTTTTCCGTCTTGCCAGATCCCCTCTTCATCTTTTTTGAATTGCAGGTTTATCAGGACAGTGCACGCAAGGAGATGTCTCCCTTCAGGGACACGACATCCGTATTTTCTTTTCCTCACCGGCAGGCAGGAAAATGGAACAACACGCCGGTAAGGATATCATCCATTATATGTTGACCCAACGTACCACCCGCACCGCAACTCATTCGCAAATCCGTCAGCCCCGCAACAGCCAGAAAGCAGGCCAGACACAACCGGACCCAAAAGGGGTTTTCGCCCGGCTCATCCCGGAACTCCAAAAGGCTGTAGCCGACAAGGGATACTCGCATCCAACCCCCATTCAGGAACAGGCCATTCCCTTTCTGACCAAGGGTCAGGACATTATCGGATGCGCCCAGACCGGAACCGGCAAGACAGCCGCCTTCAGTCTGCCCATTTTGGAGTATCTCTTTACCAACCCGAAAAAACGCATTCCCGGCAACCCCAGGGTGCTTGTTCTTGCGCCCACCCGTGAACTGGCCGCACAGATCGACGCCTCCATCCAGGATTACAGCAAATACATGCGCATCCATCACACGGTCATCTTTGGCGGTGTGAGCCAAAATCCCCAGGTCAAGGCACTGAAACGCGGCCTGGACATTCTCGTGGCAACGCCGGGCAGACTTCTGGATCTCATGGGCCAGGGGTACATTGACCTGAGCCGTATTGAAATCTTTGTGCTGGACGAGGCCGACCGGATGCTGGACATGGGATTTCTCCCGGATATCCGCAGAGTCATTGCCCAACTGCCCGTCAAAAGACAATCTCTGTTCTTTTCCGCAACCATGGAAAAACAGATCATGGATCTGGCCACCACCCTGGTGACCAATCCTGCACGGGTGAACATTGCTCCGGAACAACCCGCTGTGGAACGGATTGTACAGAAACTCTATTTTGTGGACAAAAACGCCAAACCGACTCTGCTCAACCGGCTCATGCAGGATGCCTCCTTCAAAAAGGTCATCGTGTTCACACAGATGAAACACATGGCCAACCGAGTGGTTGCCAAACTGACCAGTGCCGGGGTCTCTGCAGCAGCCATCCACGGCAACAAGAGCCAGAATGCCCGTACACAGGCCTTGAATGCGTACAAAAAGGGCAAAATCCGCGTGCTCGTGGCCACGGATATCGCGGCCCGGGGCATTGACGTGGACGGGATCACCCATGTGATCAACTATGATCTTCCCGTGGAACCCGAAACCTATGTCCACCGCATCGGACGGACTGCCAGAGCCGGTGCCCAAGGCATGGCCATTTCCTTTTGCAGTGCCCCTGAGCGTGATTATCTGCGCAGTATCGAACGATTGCTGCGAAAGAGCGTGCCTGTGGTCATGGATCATCCCTTTCACAGCGAAGAGGCCAAAAACGCCACGGGTGCAGCAGCCCGGCCTGCCCCCCGAGGACAACAAACCAGATCAAGACGTCCACGATCACAAACCAGCAGGATCGCACCGGCCAGCCCCCGATCCAGACAGGGACAACGGACACCACGACGCTCAAGACGGGCATCATAAGCTTTCCAGCATTACACCGGGACGTCTGGGGCAATCAGACAATATGCCTGCAACCCAAAAAGAAAATGGGAGAAGCCTTGAGAGCACCTGTTTTCCAGGGATATAATCGTCCTTGAGGCGCACCCCTTACCCAAACAAGAGAAAAAGGCTGTCGGAATATTTCCGGCAGCCTTTTTTCATGGCAATTCATGCAAAATGGTTACGGGATCAATGTTCCCCCATGAAGCCCCAGAGTCTGGTCCAACCCAAACATGATATTGGCATTGGCCAGGGCCTGACCTGATGCTCCCCGGCACAGATTGTCAATGGCCGTGACAATGATCAGCCGATCGGTTCGGGGATCAACAGCCAGGCCGATGTCACAGAACATGGTTCCCCGCACCCATTTGGTCTGGGGCAATGCGCCCTGGGGCAGAACCCGGACCCATGATTTGTGGGCATAAAAACGGGTGAACAGATCATGCACAGCCGTTAACGTGGCCGGTTGGTTAAGACGTGTATAGATGGTGGAAAGAATGCCCCGGTCAATGGGCACCAGGTGGGTGTTAAAGGACAGGGTCACCGGGGTGCTGGCAGCCACGGAAACCTCTTGTTCAATCTCGGGCGTATGCCGATGCTGGCCCAGATTGTAGGCCCTGAAATTTTCATTCACTTCGCAAAACAGGGAAGAAACACTGGCCTTGCGTCCGGCACCGGTTGCCCCTGACTTGCTGTCCACCACAATGTCCTCGGTCTTGATGAGCCCCTGTTGCAAGGCAGGGTACAGGCCCAGGATGGCAGAAGTGGGATAGCAACCGGGATTGGCAATGAGCTCGGCATGGGCAATGTCCTGGGCATAGAGTTCAGGCAGGCCGTAAACCGCCTGGGACAGAAGCTGCTGCTGGGTATGGGTGACATTGTACCAGGCTTCATAGACCCCGGCATCATGCAGACGAAAATCCGCACTCAGGTCGATCACTCTGACCTTGCGGGCCAGAAGTTCGGCAGCAATGTTCATGGCTGTTCCGTGGGGCACGGCCAGAAAAACCAGATCGCACTCTTTGGCCAGAACATCCGGATCCGGCGAAACAAGGGGAACATCAGCCAGAATTGTGGCCTGCAGATGGGGAAAAATATCCACCAGCGTCTTGCCGGCCTCCTTGCGCGAAGTGGCCAGAACCAGTTTGAAAACGGGATGACCGATCATGAGCCGGGCCAATTCCATACCTGTATAGCCGGTTGCGCCGACCAGGCCTGTTTTTATGTATTGTTCCATGTGGTTATCTTGTAATTGTTAAGGGTTGAGGAAGCGAACCAAGAGGACGGATGAAACGCAGTGGTGGTTGAAGATGCTGGCATTTTTTACTGCGCACATGTTTACTTTCTTTCGCTGTACCACTCGTTCATGAATGTCCGGTATTCGCCGGACTGTACATCACGAAGCCATTTCATGTTGGAGGTGTACCAGGCAATGGTCTCCCTGATCCCCGAGGCAAAATCATGATCAGGAGTCCAGCCCAGTTCCCTGGTAGCCAGGGAAAAATCCATGGCATAACGGCGGTCGTGACCCGGACGATCCTTGACAAAGGTGATCAGGGACTCGGATTTGCCCAGTTCCCGGAGAATGATCTTGATGATGTTGATGTTGGCCATCTCGGCATGACCACCGAAATTGTACACCTGACCAGGCTGGCCCTTTTCCAGGGCCATGGCCACACCCTTGCAATGATCGCGCACATAAATCCAATCGCGCACATTAAGGCCGTCCCCGTACACCGGGATGGATTCGTCCTGCATGGCCCTGGTAAAAACAAGGGGAATGAGTTTTTCAGGAAACTGGTACGGACCGTAATTGTTGGAGCACCGGGTAATGACAACGGGCATGCCGTAGGTCTTGTGATAGGCCCGGGCCAGCAGATCGGCCGAAGCCTTGGATGCCGAATAGGGACTGTTGGGTGCCAGGGGAGTGGTTTCGGAAAACAGCCCTTCAGGTCCCAGGGAACCATAGACTTCGTCCGTTGATATCTGAACGAATCTGGGAATATCCAGCTGGCGGGCCGCTTCGAGAAGGGTCTGGGTACCGTTGATATTGGTGGTGACAAAGGGAGAGGGATCGTTGATGGACCGGTCCACATGGGATTCGGCTGCAAAATTGACCACCGCGTCAATCTGGTGAGCACGCATTGTTTTCATGATCAAGGAGGCATCATTGATGTCCCCGTGAACAAAAACATATCTGCTCCCACCATGTTTTTTTTCAATGGAGGCCAAATTCTGGAGGTTGCCGGCATAGGTCAGCTTGTCCACATTGACGACGAGTACATCGTCCCTGGTGTCAAAAAGATAATGGATAAAATTGGAACCAATAAAGCCACATCCACCGGTTACGAGAATATTCATGCGTCTTCCTTGTGGGGTCGTGTTTGGGAAAGAATCCGGGAACAACAGGGTACCTTCCGGATCCATAATACAATGTTTGAAAGATATCAGAAAAAAAGAACTTGCCTTGCAAGATCTTTTTTTCTAGAAAACGTCCCTGTTCGGGCGGTTAACTCAGCGGTGAGAGTGCCATCTTCACACGGTGGAAGTCCGGAGTTCAAATCTCCGACCGCCCACCACATACAACGAGCAAGGCCCTGGTTCTTTCCAGGGCCTTTTTTTATACCCCGGTGGATCAGGGTGCTTCTGTTTGGGCTCCCTGTTTTCGTCCACAGCGCTGGATATAAAGTTTGACTCCAAAGAGCAACCCTTATGCAGATAGCCCTGTACGAACCGGAAATCCCTCCCAATACGGGAACCATAGCCCGTCTCTGCGCCGCCGTGACCACGCCCCTCAATCTTATCGAACCTCTGGGCTTCAGCCTGGACGACCGATACCTGAAACGGGCGGGCCTGGATTACTGGCCCCATGTGGACGTTCGTGTGTGGAAGAACTGGTCCTCGTTCACCGCATCCCTGGACCCGTGTGTGCGCCTGATCATGACCAGCGCCCGCAAGGGACAACCCCATCATACCTTTTCCTTTCACACAAAGGACATCATTGTTCTGGGTCCTGAAACCCGGGGACTACCTGGTGAAATCATGGACCAGGCGGATTATCTTGTGCGCATCCCCATCTGGGGGCAGGTAAGATCCATCAACCTGGCCAATTGCGCGTCCATACTCCTGTATGAAGGTCTCCGCCAGACAGGAGAACTGGACAGTCATTGACCTCAGCACCGGTTTTGCAGGTCATCAGCGGGGTGAATGAATAAAGCATACTGCGCCGGTCGATGTTTCCCGGGGCCGTATGCAATGCAACATCAGGGTGGTTGCCGCCTACCTCCGCGCCGATATGAACGTCTGTTGCCTGCTGTGTGCTGTGCTTCCTTCTGTGCTACTTGCCCACAACGAACAGGCTGATACCTGTGCCGGTGTACAGGATAATAATTCTCCAACCTCAACCAAGGTCTGATATGTTCTCCTTTGCATTGATCATCCTGCTCATTGTCCTGGCTGAGATCAAGGCCAGGAAGGACTATCTCAAGAAACACTCCATTCCGTTTGAACCCAAAAAGGTCGGTGAGTATCCATATAACGAGTTCATCGATGAATGCGGTCCGCCGCTTCACTGGAGACTCAAACAGGGGTACGCATCAAAGCAGGTCCATATCAACAGCCTGGGACAGCGCGGACCTGAACCACAACCCGGGAAACGCAAGATCTGGGTTGCCGGGGAATCGGAACTGTTTGGCGCCAAATTGCCTGAAGAACAGCACTTGTGGTTGAACGTCCTGCAAAACAGGCTGGACGAGGCAGGGTATGACTATCAGGTCATGAATGCATCCATCATCGGCTACAACGGCCAGCAGACTGCAGAGGCAGTGACCGCGCTTCCCATCGGTCCTGGCGATATTCTGCTGATCCGGCCCAATATGAACGATCTTTCCATCGCCGTTGTCAACGGAAAGGACTGGGAGCCAGGCACTCCCTGGCCCATGGCGTTTATTCACAAGCTTCAAAGTCACAAGCCGTGGTACCAGAAAGCGCTTGACCAAACCTGCCTTGGTACTGCCCTGCGGAAAAAATGGATGAAGAGTGACGAAAGACAAAAGGCCTTTGCCAGCAAACCCGGTTTCCAACAGGAACGAGTGTTTGAAGAATCCCTGCATCTCCTCAGGCGGATGACCGCTTATGCACGAGAAAGGGGGGCAGATGTGGCCATGTTCGACTACGTTTTCAGTTATGAAGCCGAGGTCAACCCCGAGGATGAGGCCAAGCTCTCGGCTATTCAGTCCAACTGGCGATTTTACATCGACAAATGGAGCACAATCCAGTTCGCTCTCCAGGACTTTGCCGTGGACAGATTTGCCGTCCCTGAGGGATTGCCCGTACTGCGCCTGGCTCCGTACATCTGGAAACATCCCCGACGTTACCAAATGTTTATTGATATCGTGCACTTCAATGCAGAGGGCCATACCGTCTATGCCCAGGCTCTTTACAACGAGCTGCGTGACAAGAAAATCATCGCAAAAGACACTTAATGAACAGAGAAAAACGCATCAAATCCCTTATTGAGGCTCGACAGGATATCGAACCGGGACAGGATGTGGAGATCGACATGTTCCGTCCGAGCGATGCGTTGGGCATTTCCCTTGCCTATCTGGCAATCCATGAAGATTCATTCCCCATCGATCATGTCTACACCTAACGCCACCAATGATCAGTACACCATTGTTGCACGAACGCCCAAGGGTGAAGTGGTGGGGCTGGTTGGTCTCTTTCGCCATGCGCCCAATCCGAAAGTGCACGAGATCGGTGAGCTCATGATTCTCAAATCCTACCGTAACAGCCATCTTGCCGTTGACTTGAGCCAGGTAGCTGGAGGCAACTGTCCGAAACGTTTCGGGTTGCAGGTGCTCTTTAGCGAAACAGTGTGCAACCATCGAGTGTCACAGCGGCTTGCCCTGCAGCAGGGGATGGTGCCCACCGGACTGGAGCTGGAATGCATGCCCGCAGGAGCCTACAAAAAATGAGGGCGGCTTCGCTTGCAACGTCTCCCTGACACTCATGTTTCTGGTCAGGGAGAAATCGGTCTGTTCCGTCTGCCTTCCTGACGAGTATGCTCCATTCATACAGTCTCTTTACGCCGGGCTCGGACTTGTCCGGGAGCATATGAAGGGTCGGGCACTGTCCGGAAAGACCGACAAGCAGGATTTTGTGCTTGCAGATTCCAAACTGGTCCGACTGACTGTGAAAAAAACCGGGACCGACTTCGCAGGGATCATTGAAAAGGGCGAATCCACATTCGGTCCCGGCGGTCTGATGCAGGTATACTTGAATCTGGGCGATCCCGGTGTTGCAGAGGCTGTCACCATCCTGCGCCAGCGGGGGTACTTTTTTGGCGGCCTGCTTCCCTGCTGGTTCGGGTCTGACGGCATGATCATGCAAAGGGTGCCCCGGCAGCCGGACTGGGATGCCCTGCAACTCTACGGCAAAAAGACCAGGGCTATTTTCGAATATGTCCGAAGTGACTACATGGATCAATAGGTGTACTGGTCGACCAGTGACCGGAATTGTTGAGGCGTGAGTTCCTCGCCTGTATCCTGCTCCCTGTCCCGCCAGACCACTGACGGGTGATCCTCCTCCCATCTATCAAGGCACTTTGCTGCCCCGGACCCGCTGCCATGGGGTACAAAATGGAAAATGGGGTCTTACAAGGATTAAAGTTATAATACTTTGATACACTTGTATTTTTACCGTTTTTTATGTGGTTAAGCGTGAAAGTCGAGTCCAGTAGAATACAAAAGAAGTGCCTTTTCTACTTTGATAGAAAAGGCACTTCTTTTTGTTCATGGCATGAATGATATCAGATATCCCTTTTCAAGCTATTCCACGGTCACACTCTTGGCCAGATTTCTGGGTTGATCCACATCCTTGCCCAGGTAGACGGCCATTTCATAGGCAAAGAGCTGCAACGCCGGGAGCACGAAAAAACTGCCCAGCGGTCCCCTTACCCGCGGGATGACCCAGGTGTCCTCTTCCTGGATATTGGCTCCCTTGTGGGTCAGGGCGATGATCCTGCCACCGCGGGCCTGTACTTCCTTGAGATTGGACTTGACCTTGGGCAGGAGAAAATCGTCCAGGGCCAGGGCAAAGGTGGGAAAATCCGGTTCGATAAGGGCAATGGGTCCGTGCTTCATTTCGCCGGAAGCATACCCTTCGGCATGGATATAGGAAATTTCCTTGAGCTTGAGGGCCCCTTCCAGGGCCAGGGGAAAATTGATGCCCCGGCCGAGATAGAAAAAACTTTTGGCCCAGGCATATTCCCTGGCCAGCTTTTTGGCCTTTTTGCGGATCATGGGCAGCTCTTCCTTGAGCTGCTTGGGCAGGGCAAGAAGACCGGGCAGAATCGTATCCCTGACTTCCTGACGCAAGGTCCCTTTCTTCTCCCCCCAGTAATAGGCCAAAAGGGTCAGCAGGACCAGCTGGCTGCACATGGCCTTGGTGGAGGCCACACTGATCTCGGGACCTGCCTGGGTATAAATGACCGCATCCGACTCCCTGGCCACGGAGGATCCGACCACATTGCACAGTCCCAGTACGGGAACCCCCTTTTCACGGACAATGCGCATACCCGCCAAGGTATCGGCCGTCTCTCCCGACTGGCTGATGGCCAGGACTAGGTCATCCTTGTCCAGGACCAGACTCCGGTAACGAAATTCCGAGGCAATCTCCACCTGTACGGGGATCCTGGCCCACGACTCAATGATATACTTGGCCCACAGGCCGGCATGATAGGATGTCCCGCAGGCCACAATGCTCAACCTTTTGGGCACGTCCATGGTTTTCAGTTCCGGGATATCCAAAGTCTGTTTGCGCTCGTCCACACGACCGGCCAAACAGTCCCGGATGACCTGGGGCTGCTCAAAGATTTCCTTGAGCATGAAATGCTTGTACCCGGATTTCTGAGCAGCCTGCAGATCCCAAGCAATGTGCTGGTTTTTCTTGCTCAGGGGTTCCAGGGTCTCCACGTCATAAAGTTTCCAGGAATTGGCATCCATCTCCACCATCTGGTTGTCTTCGAGAAAGATGACCTCCCGGGTGTAGGGCAGAAAGGCCGGAATATCCGAGGCCACAAAATTCTCGCCCGCTCCCAGACCAAGGAGCAGAGGACTTGCATTGCGCGCCGCCCAGATCTTGCCGGGATTTTCCAGATCAATGAGGGCAAAGGCATAGGAGCCATCCACCTGTTTCAGGGCCCAGGAAATGGCCTCGGGGATGGAATCCTTGAGCCGGGCACCCTTGGAGATGAGATAGGCCAGCACCTCGGTATCCGTATCTGACCAGAATTTGTGACCTTCCTTTTGCAAGGCATCCTTGAGTTCCTGATAATTTTCAATGATCCCGTTGTGGACCAGGGCAAGGCGGCCCTGGTCATCAATGTGCGGATGGGCGTTTTTCTCCGTGGGCAGTCCATGGGTGGCCCAACGGGTATGACCAATGCCATAGGTGGCCGAAAGGGCGTTGATCCTTTCCAGCTTTTTTTCCAGGACACTCAATTTACCTTCGGAACGAACCACATTGATCCGATCCTTTTTCATGTAGGCGATGCCGGCCGAGTCATACCCCCGGTATTCAAGGCTTTTGAGTCCTTCCACAATGATGGGCAAGGCAGGCCTGTGACCCGCATATCCGATGATCCCGCACATGTATTACGCTCCTTGTTTATCCCCGAAAAGGCAGATGCAAAAAAATGCTCTTCACCATATTATTTCAGACCCTTTCCCAAAAAAGCGGCCATTGTTCAAGCAAAGATTGCAGGGCCTTGCCCCTGTGGCTGCGACTGTTCTTCATGGCCCGGTCCATCTGGGCCGAAGTCATGCTGGCCGCATCATCCCAAAACACCGGATCATAACCAAAACCGTTATCACCCATGGGAGACGTGGTGATCCTTCCCTCCCAGGTACCTCGGCTGACCAGCATCTCTCCATTGGGCGCATAGGCCGTTATGACACACACAAAACGGGTGGTTCGTTTGCTGGTGGGAATATCTTTCAACTCATCGAGAAGTTTGCGATAATTGCGTTCATCGGTTGCATCAGGCCCTGAATATCTTGCCGAATACACGCCGGGACGGCCGTCCAGGGCATCCACTTCCAGGCCGGAATCATCAGCAACAGCCACGTGCCCGGTCAGTCGGGCAACGGTCTCGGCCTTGATGCGTGCGTTCTCCTCAAAGGTGGTTCCGGTCTCCTCGATTTCGCCGATCTGGGGAAAATCCCGCAATCCACAGATGGTGATATCCGGCATGAGTTCCTTGAACATGGATCTGAATTCCGCAATTTTACCCTGATTGCCCGTGGCAAGTACAATGGTGCTCATCAACTCGTCCTTATCTGTTTCTATGGTTATACATCATCCATGCAATATGATGAAATATCGAGTCATTCATGCATACCCGCTGCACAGGAGTACGGTTCGGGAAACAACCACGCAATGACAGCACCAGGTGTATCCAGCGCAGTCACTTTGCTGCATTGTTCTTTTTGAGCAGCAGGGTTACCATGGTTCCCTGTCCCTTGGTACTGGTCACCTCGATACGGCCCCCTATCTCCTCGATGACCTTCTTGGTCATGGCCAGTCCCAAACCCGAACCGTTCTTCTTGGTACTGAAAAAGGGGTTGAAAATGTCTTCCATATGTCTTGTGTCGATCCCCGTACCTGTGTCCACCACCTCGATACTCACATATGCACCCTGATCACGGGTGGTCACGCTGAGCTCTCCGCCCTTGCCCATACTTTCAATACCGTTTTTGACCACATTGATCAGGCTCTGTTTGATGGCTTCGGCCCGTCCATGCACCGGAGGAAGATTTCTGGTCAGATGCAGCTTGAGATGAACGCCCTGCTTCTCGCACCCCATGCCCATGACCTGCATGGTCTCTTCAACAATCTTGTTCACCTCGACCATGCCGTGTTCATGGGGTGTGGGCCGGGCAAAATTGAGAATACCCCGAAGAATGGTGTCCAGCCGTTTGGATTCGTCCAAGATGATCTGTACCTTCTGAAGCGCAGCCGGTGAAAGCTCCTCCATCTTGAGCAAGGATCCGGCAAACCCGCCAATGGATACCAGGGGATTACGGATTTCATGGGCAATATATGCGGCCAGTTCTCCCAGGGCCGCCATTTTTTCGGACTGTTGCAGCTGCTTTTCCATATGCGTCCGTCTGGAAATGTCCCGACGCATCTCCAAAAGCGACGTCACACGGGATTGGTCGTCCAAAATGGGGTACACATAAATCCGGAAATAGGTGAGCT
This genomic window contains:
- a CDS encoding XTP/dITP diphosphatase — protein: MSTIVLATGNQGKIAEFRSMFKELMPDITICGLRDFPQIGEIEETGTTFEENARIKAETVARLTGHVAVADDSGLEVDALDGRPGVYSARYSGPDATDERNYRKLLDELKDIPTSKRTTRFVCVITAYAPNGEMLVSRGTWEGRITTSPMGDNGFGYDPVFWDDAASMTSAQMDRAMKNSRSHRGKALQSLLEQWPLFWERV
- the glmS gene encoding glutamine--fructose-6-phosphate transaminase (isomerizing): MCGIIGYAGHRPALPIIVEGLKSLEYRGYDSAGIAYMKKDRINVVRSEGKLSVLEKKLERINALSATYGIGHTRWATHGLPTEKNAHPHIDDQGRLALVHNGIIENYQELKDALQKEGHKFWSDTDTEVLAYLISKGARLKDSIPEAISWALKQVDGSYAFALIDLENPGKIWAARNASPLLLGLGAGENFVASDIPAFLPYTREVIFLEDNQMVEMDANSWKLYDVETLEPLSKKNQHIAWDLQAAQKSGYKHFMLKEIFEQPQVIRDCLAGRVDERKQTLDIPELKTMDVPKRLSIVACGTSYHAGLWAKYIIESWARIPVQVEIASEFRYRSLVLDKDDLVLAISQSGETADTLAGMRIVREKGVPVLGLCNVVGSSVARESDAVIYTQAGPEISVASTKAMCSQLVLLTLLAYYWGEKKGTLRQEVRDTILPGLLALPKQLKEELPMIRKKAKKLAREYAWAKSFFYLGRGINFPLALEGALKLKEISYIHAEGYASGEMKHGPIALIEPDFPTFALALDDFLLPKVKSNLKEVQARGGRIIALTHKGANIQEEDTWVIPRVRGPLGSFFVLPALQLFAYEMAVYLGKDVDQPRNLAKSVTVE
- a CDS encoding two-component system sensor histidine kinase NtrB; translation: MRRNSLLIGMGLVGKVSQIHEFIQRLDDHALQELFPEVFLTGVVVSEQDTDAALIRDQGIAISHDVPALLAHRPDTKMLVVLEDDPDLLARLRKRIPATLSLVDARTVSILRDFVTRETYCPSCQNDLSTARSMLRTLLDEVADDILFVDTDGNILDVNKNVCERLGQPRSFFLGKPRRMAWDQHTLSWDEQDIDPFEQALRTSTKSEGMHVRIDRQGKLTYFRIYVYPILDDQSRVTSLLEMRRDISRRTHMEKQLQQSEKMAALGELAAYIAHEIRNPLVSIGGFAGSLLKMEELSPAALQKVQIILDESKRLDTILRGILNFARPTPHEHGMVEVNKIVEETMQVMGMGCEKQGVHLKLHLTRNLPPVHGRAEAIKQSLINVVKNGIESMGKGGELSVTTRDQGAYVSIEVVDTGTGIDTRHMEDIFNPFFSTKKNGSGLGLAMTKKVIEEIGGRIEVTSTKGQGTMVTLLLKKNNAAK